The DNA segment ACAGCGAGGCGGGCGGTGGTGTACTCGGGTCAATCAAGGCACGCACAGGATTGAGTGATATTGGTGTGCAAGGTGGAGACAGCTGGCAGCAAAGCTCGCTCTTGCTCGGCAAATACCTTACGCCTGACCTCTATGTACGTTACGCAGCCGGATTGTTCGATCACAGCAATACCCTCGCACTCAATTACCGGCTGTCGCAACACTTCAGCGTGGAGGCCAAGTCCGGCAGCGCACAGGGCATCGACCTGCTCTATCAGATCGTGTTCGGTCCTCGCTGAGGGCGTCAAGCTTGTCGAATCAGCTCGACGATTTCCGGGAAACCACCGACGCGGTCGGCCGCATCAAGTTTGATGGCTTCCTTGGGCATGCCGAAGACGACGCAGCTCGCCTCATCCTGTGCCATTGTGGTCGCACCGGCATCACGCATCAGCTTCAACCCCCGCGCGCCATCCCCTCCCATACCGGTCATGATGATGCCTATTCCGTTCCGACCGACCACCTGCGAGGCCGAACGGAACAATACATCAACGGAGGGCCTGTGCCGATTGACCAGTGGACCGTCGAATACCTCGGCATAGTACTGCGCCCCCTGGCGCACCAATTTGAGATGTTTCCCGCCCGGCGCAATCAGCGCCAGACCCGGCAACAACCGGTCTCCATCCTTCGCCTCGCGCACCTCGATCTGGCATAAGCCGTTCAACCGCTCGGCAAAGGCGGCCGTGAACATCGCCGGCATGTGCTGGACGATGGCGATGGGTGCACACACCCTGGGTAGCGCGGTCAACACGGTTTCAAGCGCTTGCGTTCCCCCGGTCGAAGTACCCATGGCGACAATGCGTTCGGTAGTACGCAACATCGCCTCGGCCGACGCAGGTACGGCAGCGGCCTGCACCTGATGTACGGGAGGAGAAGACCGCCGTAAATTGCTCATATTGGCGCGTGCCGCCGTCTTCACGGCTGCGATCAAGTCATTTGCGCTATCAAGCAGGAAGTCGCGAATACCAACCGTCGGCTTGGTGATGACATGGACCGCGCCGGCCGCCAATGCTTGCAAGGTGGTCGCCGCGCCCTTTTCGGTCAGCGTTGAACAAATGATCACGGGCGTCGGATGCTCTCGCATCAGTTGGCCGAGAAAGGTGATGCCGTCCATCCTGGGCATCTCGACATCGAGCACAATCACGTCGGGCCACTGCCGCTTCATACGCTCCATGGCAAAAAGCGGATCTGCCGCGGCGCCGATCACCTCCAACGCGGGATCCTGGGACAAGGCGGCCTGCAGTACCTGCCGCACCACAGCGGAATCGTCTACGACCAACACCTTTATTTTGTCGCTCTTCCCTGATTGGATCACCGCTCGCCTCACCTTTCAATCATGATTTCATGGCCTTGTACCAGAGATAGACTAAGCCGTCGTTAAGATCAAACACCAGACTCCGATGCCCATCTCCACCGAGGTGTTCGGCAGCAACGTCAAATCCATAGGCCGCCATCAGTACACGCGCAGCTTGCACGTTGCGCGAGGAAACACCCTCCCGCGACGCGCGCGTCGTCAGCGCCGGAAACATGTTGCCCCCACCAAAAAGTTTGACCTCGTAATCGCGCGGATGGGTGTGTGAACTGCGGATCGCCGCCATGAACAAATGCATCAATTCATCCGCATATTTCCCATCCCACTGCCCCTCCGTTTGAGATGTCCGCCGCAGACCTCGACAGGGCAACATGAAATGGCCCATGCCACCGCAACGACGCTCGGGATGCCAGAGCGTCACCGCCACGCAAGAACCGAGTATGGTCTTGATCCGTGTGCCATCACCTCCGAAGTAGAAGCCGCCCGGCGTCAGATACACGTCGTATCGCCGCCAGTCTTCGCGGTTCACGGACAGCGGTAGATCGATGGCGCCTCGACAATTAAATCCGACGTCACGCCATTGAGGCTTTCGGAATGCCCAACAAAGAGATACCCCCCAGGGCGCAAATGGGGTATCAGACGTCGGCACAACGCCTGCTTCGTGGGCAGGTCGAAATAAATCATCACGTTGCGCAGGAAGATAACGTCGAACAGGCCATGTGTCTCGGCCAGGGGCGCGTTCAAATTGAGCGCGCGGAATTCCACACGCTCTCTCAGCTTACGCGCGACCGCGAAAGACCCCGCCCTGGAGCCAACACCCTTGAGACAGTAGGCGCGCAAATAATGCAACGGAATCCGTTCCGCCCGTTCGATCGGATAAATACCCGCCTGCGCACGATCGAGTACCCGTTGACTCAGATCCGTGGCGAGCAGCGACCAAGGCCTTCCACCTCGATGCTCGGCCAGTGTCATGGCGATACTGTAGGGCTCTTCGCCGCTCGAACAGGCCGCACTCCAGATACGTACGCCCTGGGACGTTTGTGCCAACGCAGGCAACACACGTTCCGCAAGAAAATCAAAATGCTTCTGTTCGCGGAAAAAATAGGTCTCGTTGGTGGTCAACAGATCGATCGCCCGCTGTGCCTCGGAGCCAGGACGTAATTCGCCGCCGAGCAATTCAAGATACGCTCGGTAACCTGGGCAACCGATCTCACGCAGGCGCTTTTCAAGACGCCCTGCAACCAGCGCGCGCTTGGCCGTGCTCAAGTGGATACCGGCCCGCCGGTAGATGAATTCCCGAATAGCCTGAAATTCCGGCTCTGCGAGGGGGATGTTGCGCCCAGCGCCCGCTGTCACTTTGGCCATGCCTGCATCAGGATGTCCGATGTGTCGCTGACACCGCATCAGCGGATCGATTTGCCGACTCGGCCAACGCGGACATTTCCGCTACCGACAAGGCTTGATCAATATCGAGTACCACGATAAAACGGCCATCGACCTTGCCGATACCTTCGATGAAGTCATTACGCAGCCCCGCACCGAACGCTGGTGGGCGCTCCTGGCTCCGTGCGGCGATCTCGACCACCTCGTTGACCGAGTCGACCAGAATGCCGAGGTCCTGGTGCGTCTGCGCCCCGCTGATTTCGATGATGACGATACAGGTACGCCGTTGAATTTCGGTAGAAGCGCGGCCGAAACGAACCGCCAGATCGATGACCGGCACCACACGCCCACGCAGATTAATCACACCGCGTAAAAAAGCCGGCATCATGGGCACTGTGGTCACATCCTCATACTCGATAATTTCGCGGATGTGTTTGATATTGACCGCGAATGTTTCATCGCCCAGGGTAAAACTCAAATACTGTTCCGCCTGATCGGGCACGTCACCCTCGGCGAGCGCTACTTGCCGCCCGTTTGCGAGCTCTAATGGGTTGGCCATCGCTACCTCCACTTAAAAGCGCACAAACTCGCCTTCTTCCGGCAGATCACCATCGTCTTTGATGCTAGACGCAGCTCGTCTCGATTCCTGC comes from the Acidihalobacter yilgarnensis genome and includes:
- a CDS encoding protein-glutamate methylesterase/protein-glutamine glutaminase, which produces MIQSGKSDKIKVLVVDDSAVVRQVLQAALSQDPALEVIGAAADPLFAMERMKRQWPDVIVLDVEMPRMDGITFLGQLMREHPTPVIICSTLTEKGAATTLQALAAGAVHVITKPTVGIRDFLLDSANDLIAAVKTAARANMSNLRRSSPPVHQVQAAAVPASAEAMLRTTERIVAMGTSTGGTQALETVLTALPRVCAPIAIVQHMPAMFTAAFAERLNGLCQIEVREAKDGDRLLPGLALIAPGGKHLKLVRQGAQYYAEVFDGPLVNRHRPSVDVLFRSASQVVGRNGIGIIMTGMGGDGARGLKLMRDAGATTMAQDEASCVVFGMPKEAIKLDAADRVGGFPEIVELIRQA
- a CDS encoding CheR family methyltransferase, whose product is MAKVTAGAGRNIPLAEPEFQAIREFIYRRAGIHLSTAKRALVAGRLEKRLREIGCPGYRAYLELLGGELRPGSEAQRAIDLLTTNETYFFREQKHFDFLAERVLPALAQTSQGVRIWSAACSSGEEPYSIAMTLAEHRGGRPWSLLATDLSQRVLDRAQAGIYPIERAERIPLHYLRAYCLKGVGSRAGSFAVARKLRERVEFRALNLNAPLAETHGLFDVIFLRNVMIYFDLPTKQALCRRLIPHLRPGGYLFVGHSESLNGVTSDLIVEAPSIYRCP
- a CDS encoding chemotaxis protein CheW, with translation MANPLELANGRQVALAEGDVPDQAEQYLSFTLGDETFAVNIKHIREIIEYEDVTTVPMMPAFLRGVINLRGRVVPVIDLAVRFGRASTEIQRRTCIVIIEISGAQTHQDLGILVDSVNEVVEIAARSQERPPAFGAGLRNDFIEGIGKVDGRFIVVLDIDQALSVAEMSALAESANRSADAVSATHRTS